One window of the Streptomyces asoensis genome contains the following:
- a CDS encoding DMT family transporter — MMVLAVLFAVLGAVSNAVGTAFQRKAASTVEQGGGVRLLLALARRPAWSIGIAGVVGAAVFQALALINGPMALVQPLFILELPFALLLAVPLMHRRLSAEGWWAVGGVVAGLAVLLASAAPSGSREQASMARWIPVLALTLGAMTVAFLLARSTSSPLFRAAALASAAAVGNALTAALLKSATGTLADAGLPAFLTAWQTYGFALTGVLALLLLENALQAGPLAASQPALTIGDAAVSLLLGVALFDESIRTGWWLLPEAIGALLILWAVVRLTRVVPHLVDVVR, encoded by the coding sequence ATGATGGTGCTCGCCGTGCTCTTCGCCGTCCTCGGCGCCGTCAGCAACGCGGTGGGCACGGCGTTCCAGCGCAAGGCCGCCTCCACGGTGGAACAGGGCGGCGGAGTACGGCTGCTGCTCGCCCTCGCGCGGCGGCCCGCCTGGTCGATCGGCATCGCGGGCGTGGTGGGCGCCGCGGTGTTCCAGGCCCTGGCCCTCATCAACGGTCCCATGGCGCTGGTCCAGCCCCTGTTCATCCTTGAGCTCCCCTTCGCGCTGCTGTTGGCGGTGCCGCTCATGCATCGCCGGCTGTCGGCCGAAGGCTGGTGGGCGGTCGGGGGAGTGGTGGCCGGACTCGCCGTGCTCCTGGCGTCGGCAGCCCCCTCCGGCAGCCGGGAGCAGGCTTCCATGGCGCGCTGGATCCCGGTCCTGGCGCTCACCCTGGGAGCGATGACCGTGGCGTTCCTCCTCGCGCGCTCCACCTCCTCGCCGTTGTTCCGAGCCGCGGCGCTGGCCTCGGCCGCGGCGGTCGGCAACGCCCTGACCGCCGCCCTGCTGAAGTCGGCCACGGGAACCCTCGCCGACGCGGGCCTGCCGGCGTTCCTCACCGCCTGGCAGACCTACGGATTCGCGCTCACCGGGGTCCTTGCCCTCCTGCTGCTGGAGAACGCCCTGCAAGCCGGCCCCCTGGCCGCTTCACAGCCCGCGCTGACCATCGGTGACGCGGCGGTGAGCCTTCTGCTGGGTGTGGCGCTGTTCGACGAGAGCATCCGTACGGGCTGGTGGCTGCTGCCCGAGGCGATCGGTGCGCTCCTCATCCTCTGGGCCGTTGTGCGGCTCACCCGGGTGGTGCCCCACCTCGTCGACGTCGTGCGCTGA
- a CDS encoding DUF3618 domain-containing protein gives MTQPPHDEPTAADPEELRRQVEQTRHELGETVEALAAKTDVKARAQEKATALKEQAGITAAHLSEQARTKAAEAAHLLEEKVPAPVKDTAGAAVVQVRAKAGQAEQMWQDKAPRQVRDHRAALIGAAVAVTVAYLLLRRGKK, from the coding sequence ATGACCCAGCCACCCCATGACGAGCCCACCGCCGCCGACCCCGAAGAACTGCGCCGACAGGTCGAGCAGACCCGCCACGAACTCGGCGAGACGGTCGAGGCACTGGCCGCGAAGACGGACGTCAAGGCCCGCGCACAGGAGAAGGCGACCGCGTTGAAGGAACAGGCCGGCATCACGGCGGCGCATCTGTCCGAGCAGGCCAGGACGAAGGCGGCCGAGGCGGCCCACCTGTTGGAGGAGAAGGTCCCGGCCCCGGTCAAGGACACGGCCGGCGCGGCCGTCGTCCAGGTCAGGGCCAAGGCCGGGCAGGCCGAGCAGATGTGGCAGGACAAGGCGCCCCGACAGGTGCGCGATCATCGCGCCGCCCTCATCGGCGCCGCCGTGGCGGTGACCGTCGCCTACCTGCTGCTGCGCCGCGGCAAGAAGTAG